The sequence below is a genomic window from Luteimonas sp. MC1825.
GCAGTCCCCTCGGCGGTCTCTGGCCGGGTGCGCCTACTGTGGGTGCCGGGTATTCAGCATCGCGTGAAACCGGGCGCGCTCAGAACCAGTCGATCACCGAAATGCCGAAGCCGACATACGTCGCGCGATGGTCGTAGTCGAGCATGCTCTCGCCGTAGCCGTCGAACAGCTGCAGGTGGCCGCGCAACTGGTTGCTGATCGGGAAGCCCCAGTCGAACTGCAGCGCGCCGTGCGAATCCTCGCCGCCGCGCAGCGAGTGGCGCGCCATCAGCGAATACACCTGGCCGTTGTCGCGGGTGTGCACCAGGGTGACATCGCCGCGGCCGAGGTAGTTTTCGATCCCGGGGTTGTCGTCATTGCCGCCGTCGGACAGCCGGATCCACGGGCGGAACGTCAGCGCCCAGTGGTCGCGGTCGAGCCCGACGTTGAACATCACCCGGTTCCAGCTGCGCGACAGCGGATCGGGACGACCGTTGGACTGGTGGTTGATGCCGATCGCCGCCATCCGCCCCTTCCAGCCCAACAGGCTGTAGTTGTTGCGGACCACGAGCAGCACTTCCGGCTCGTAGTTGGTCTCGCGGAACGGGCGCGAGGCGTCGCTGTTGAGCACCTGCCAGCGCGAGCTCTGCGTATAGCCCATCCACACGTCGCCGTTGTCGCCGAAGATGTTCTCCAGCGCCTTGGTCTTGAAGCTGATCTGGAACTTGGTCTCGAACTCGTCGGTGTCCATCGCCTGCGGCTCGACGCCGGGCGACGAACTCGCGGGCGACCCGTTCTGGTCGCTGCTCCAGAACACCGGCAGCAGGTACACCGGCTTGTAGGCGCGCATGTTGAAGGTGCCGAGCTTGGAGTCGCGCGCGAGCTCCCAGCGGCCGTCGAGCAGCGAGCCGCGGCCGGCGTTGGCCAGCGCCTCGCGGCGCGGATCATCGTCGTGCGGGTAGAAGTCGCTGCTGGTGTCGGCCGCCCGCGCCCGCGCCGGTGTGCTCTCGGGCGCTGCGTCCTCCGCGCGTGCGCGCGCCGCGGCTTCGTCGGCGGCCTGCGGCGATCTCGCCTGGCGGCCCGCGGCGAGGTCGTAGCAGGCAAGGCGCTCGACATCGATCTCCATCGCGACGCAGGCGGCCGGGCTGGCGGGCAGCGGCATGGACTCGGCCAGCGCCGCAAAGGGCAGGGCACACAGCAGGGGCAGGACGGCCGGCAGGCGTGGTGGCATGGGGGGCTTGATCGCGGAACGTGGCGCGCAGTCTAGCGTGGCCTCACAGGAACCATGCGAAGGCGAACAGCCCGAGCATCGCGAAGGCCAGCGCGAGTTTCAGCACGACTCCGAACACGATGCCCAGCCAGGTGCCGAATCCGACCCGGGTCGCTTGCCCCACATCGCGCCCGTGCATCAGTTCGCCGGCCAGCGCGCCCACGAACGGACCCGCGAACAGGCCCACCGGGCCGAAGAACAGGCCGGCGAAGGTGCCGAGGATCGCGCCGGCGACCGCCTTGCCGCTGGCGCCCACGCGCTTGGCACCGAGCGCGGTGGCCCAGAAGTCGATCACGATCGAGAGCACGGTCAGCACGCCAAGGACGGCGAGCGTGGCCACGCCGATCTGCTCGAATCCGCCAGCCCAGGCCGCAAGCAGCATGCCGGCGAACACCAGCGGCAGGCCGGGAAGCGCCGGCATGATCGTGCCGATGATGCCCGCCACCACCAGGATCGCGGCAAGGACGTAATAGAGGGACTGTGCATCCATGTGGGCAGCCTGCCTGTGCAAGGACGGCCCGCAATGCGGGCCGTCCGGGGAACAACGGGGGATGCGACTCAGCGCATCGTGGCGCGGCCACCTGCCACGCGCACGTACGAGCCTTCGCGGATGCCGCCGAGGTCGGTCTGGGTGACCACGGTCATGCGGCCGTCGTCGAGGCGCACGTGCACGTCATAGACCGAGTCGCCCTGCACGCGGTTCTGGATGGCGTTGCCGGCGACCGCGCCGCCCACCGCGCCGGCGACCGTCGCGGTGTTGCGGCGACCCTCGCTGTCGGTGTTGCGCCCGGCGATCTCGCGCGCGGCCACGGCGCCCACCACGCCACCCAGGACCGCACCCGTGGCGTTGGGCGTGTTGCCGCCACGCGCGCGGTGGTCGATGCGGGTGACCACGCCGCAGTCCTGGCAGCCGTAGGCGGACGAGCTGGTGTTGCCGTAGCCGCTGCCGCTCGAATAACCGGGCGAGGTGCTGGCGCAGCCGACCAGGGTGAGCGCGGCAAGCGCGGCGGTGGCACCGATCAGGCGAATGTTCATTGCGTTGCTCCTGCGATCACGGGGGGGGTGGGAAGTGTTCTTCCGCCCCGCGACCTTAGGAGCAGGCCCGTGAACAGCCGATCAACCGCGGAAATCGCGATGGCAGGCCTTGCAGTCTTCGCCGATCGCATCGGTGGTGGCCTTGAGGCCGGCGCAGTTCATCGGCGGTGATGCCAGCGCGCTGTCGATCGCGCCGCGGAACTTGCCGGCGTGGTCGGCGAAGCGGGTGTCATCCCGCAGGTCGGCGAATGCGGGCTCCAGGTCGTTGCCCAGCATGCGCATCGCCTGCAGGTGCGGCAGCACGTCGGTCGGCGCGCAGCGGTTGGCCTGCAGCGCATCACGCAGCTGCGCGCTGTGCGCGGAGAGCAGGTGCATGGCGGCTTCCGGGTAGTGGTCCTGCCAGGTCTTGCGCGCTTCGAGCGTGCGCAACAGCATCACCACGGCCACCACGCCCAGCACCAGGCCGAGCAGGAACACGAACAGGTAGCGGGCCGCGGACGACGGCGGCTTGCCCGTCGTGCTGGCGGGGCGTGCGTGGGGCGTTGCGTCTGGCGGCATCGACATGCGGGCACTCCGGCTGGCGGTGGGTCAGCGCCGATTGTATGCGGCGCCCGCTAAAATGCGCGCATGGACAAGCAGTGGCAGGACAGGTTCGCGGGCATCGACCGCCTTTACGGGCGCGGCGCGGTGGAACGCCTTGCCGCCTGCCACGTCACGGTGGTCGGCCTGGGTGGCGTGGGTTCGTGGGTGGCCGAGGCACTGGCGCGCAGCGCCGTCGGCAGGCTCACGCTCATCGATGCCGACGACCTGTGCGTGTCCAACACCAATCGCCAGCTGCCCGCGCTGGAGGGGCAGTACGGGCGCGCCAAGGTCGAGGCCATGGCCGAGCGCTGCCGTGCGATCAACCCGGCGATGACGGTCGACGCCGTGCCGAGTTTCCTCACGCCGGCCAACCTCGACGGACTGCTCGACCGCGGCCAGGACCTGGTGATCGATGCCTGCGACAGCTTCCGCAGCAAGGTGGAGGCGATCGCCTGGTGCCGGCGCCGCAAGCTGCGGCTGATCACCGTGGGCTCCGCGGGCGGGCGCGTGGATCCCACCCTGGTGCGCGTGCGCGACCTGTCCAGGACCGAGCACGACGCGATGCTGGCCCTGGTGCGGCGCAAGCTGCGCGGCGAGTTCAATTTCCCCAAGGGGCCGCGGCGCTACTTCAGCGTGCCGGCGGTGTATTCGCTGGAGAATGTGCGCTATCCGCAGGCCGATGGCAGCGTCTGCGGCCTGCGCCCGCAGGTCGGCGGTGCCGAGGCGCTCAACCTCGACTGCGGTGGCGGCCTGGGCGCGGCCACGCACATCACCGGTGCATTCGCGTTCGCCGCGGCGGGCAAGGCGCTGGAGATGCTGCTGGCGCGTGCGCAGCCGCGCGAAGCCTAGCCGAGCGCGAACAGGCGGCGCGCGTTGGCGC
It includes:
- a CDS encoding glycine zipper 2TM domain-containing protein; translation: MNIRLIGATAALAALTLVGCASTSPGYSSGSGYGNTSSSAYGCQDCGVVTRIDHRARGGNTPNATGAVLGGVVGAVAAREIAGRNTDSEGRRNTATVAGAVGGAVAGNAIQNRVQGDSVYDVHVRLDDGRMTVVTQTDLGGIREGSYVRVAGGRATMR
- a CDS encoding DUF456 domain-containing protein, with translation MDAQSLYYVLAAILVVAGIIGTIMPALPGLPLVFAGMLLAAWAGGFEQIGVATLAVLGVLTVLSIVIDFWATALGAKRVGASGKAVAGAILGTFAGLFFGPVGLFAGPFVGALAGELMHGRDVGQATRVGFGTWLGIVFGVVLKLALAFAMLGLFAFAWFL
- a CDS encoding tRNA threonylcarbamoyladenosine dehydratase, with protein sequence MDKQWQDRFAGIDRLYGRGAVERLAACHVTVVGLGGVGSWVAEALARSAVGRLTLIDADDLCVSNTNRQLPALEGQYGRAKVEAMAERCRAINPAMTVDAVPSFLTPANLDGLLDRGQDLVIDACDSFRSKVEAIAWCRRRKLRLITVGSAGGRVDPTLVRVRDLSRTEHDAMLALVRRKLRGEFNFPKGPRRYFSVPAVYSLENVRYPQADGSVCGLRPQVGGAEALNLDCGGGLGAATHITGAFAFAAAGKALEMLLARAQPREA
- a CDS encoding phospholipase A; this encodes MPLPASPAACVAMEIDVERLACYDLAAGRQARSPQAADEAAARARAEDAAPESTPARARAADTSSDFYPHDDDPRREALANAGRGSLLDGRWELARDSKLGTFNMRAYKPVYLLPVFWSSDQNGSPASSSPGVEPQAMDTDEFETKFQISFKTKALENIFGDNGDVWMGYTQSSRWQVLNSDASRPFRETNYEPEVLLVVRNNYSLLGWKGRMAAIGINHQSNGRPDPLSRSWNRVMFNVGLDRDHWALTFRPWIRLSDGGNDDNPGIENYLGRGDVTLVHTRDNGQVYSLMARHSLRGGEDSHGALQFDWGFPISNQLRGHLQLFDGYGESMLDYDHRATYVGFGISVIDWF